The Kozakia baliensis genome includes a region encoding these proteins:
- a CDS encoding glutathione S-transferase family protein, which produces MITVHHLNNSRSQRILWLLEELGVPYDIRFYKRDPKTMQAPPALKKIHPLGKSPIVTDDDITIAETGAIVEYILERYGQGRLIPTVGTPERRQFTYWLHYTEGSAMPPLLLKLIFTMLPEKSPFFVRPIVKAISGGVEKQLVDPQLKMHMDFWESELSRSGWFAGPNLSAADIQMSFPLEAAATRADALIGRPHIRAFLERIHARPAYQRALKKGGPYEYANS; this is translated from the coding sequence GTGATCACCGTTCATCATCTCAATAATTCCCGCTCCCAGCGCATCCTATGGCTTCTGGAAGAACTCGGCGTTCCTTACGATATCCGCTTTTATAAGCGCGATCCCAAGACCATGCAGGCCCCGCCCGCGCTGAAGAAAATCCATCCGCTCGGTAAATCGCCCATCGTTACGGATGACGACATCACAATCGCCGAAACCGGCGCGATCGTCGAATATATCCTTGAACGCTACGGTCAGGGCCGCCTCATTCCCACAGTCGGCACGCCCGAGCGACGGCAATTCACCTATTGGCTGCATTACACCGAAGGTTCCGCCATGCCGCCCCTTCTGCTCAAGCTGATTTTCACCATGCTGCCCGAAAAATCGCCGTTCTTCGTGCGCCCCATCGTCAAGGCCATCTCCGGCGGGGTGGAAAAACAACTCGTCGATCCTCAACTCAAAATGCACATGGATTTTTGGGAATCCGAGCTCAGCCGCTCCGGCTGGTTCGCTGGCCCGAATCTCTCTGCCGCCGATATTCAGATGAGCTTCCCGCTCGAAGCCGCCGCAACTCGCGCCGATGCATTGATTGGCCGCCCGCATATTCGTGCGTTCCTAGAGAGAATTCACGCTCGTCCCGCCTATCAGCGCGCCCTGAAAAAAGGCGGCCCATACGAATACGCCAATAGCTGA
- a CDS encoding PqiC family protein, with translation MKLRLASLAVATVLLTGCASSPVRFYTLGAPAIAQNANPLNAATPTVSIDRIALPDYLDTQDMYLRDGNQIIRSPNGRWASRLSQGATDFLAARLGQAWPHAFVTDQPQAGTADERLTVNISRLDVSHNGQAALDADWTIIPKDEKRPVLHNRASFSANGTVATDSDNARLTQNLLDQLSRQIAASTPAP, from the coding sequence GTGAAACTCCGTCTCGCCTCCCTCGCCGTCGCCACTGTGCTGCTGACAGGCTGCGCCTCCAGCCCCGTGCGTTTCTACACGCTCGGCGCGCCCGCCATTGCTCAAAACGCCAATCCTCTCAACGCCGCCACGCCCACCGTCTCGATCGATCGCATCGCGCTGCCCGATTATCTCGACACGCAAGACATGTATCTCCGAGACGGCAACCAAATCATCCGAAGCCCTAATGGTCGCTGGGCCAGCCGGCTTTCTCAGGGTGCGACCGACTTCCTTGCCGCCCGCCTCGGCCAAGCTTGGCCTCATGCCTTCGTTACAGACCAACCTCAGGCTGGCACCGCCGACGAACGCCTCACCGTCAATATCAGCCGCCTCGACGTCTCCCATAACGGCCAGGCCGCGCTGGACGCCGATTGGACCATCATCCCCAAAGACGAAAAACGCCCGGTCCTGCACAACCGCGCCAGCTTCTCCGCCAACGGCACTGTCGCCACCGATTCAGACAATGCCCGCCTGACGCAAAATCTACTCGATCAACTCTCCCGCCAGATCGCCGCCTCTACTCCAGCGCCCTAA
- a CDS encoding MlaD family protein — translation MNKQALVGAFVLGGVGLLVAAFVFFGSFHPFTRTQKAVMVFRGATSGLAVGAPVTFRGVQVGSVDRVAIEYDPRSRDAYIPVYVTMRPDNITLAKDHGTAKLPSVEELVAQGLRAEMNLKSFVTGTSEIDLDFAPTSPATLHPDIVSGVEIPTKQSPIQAITQNVTQLPIKEIGDNANAALLAVRELADKLDRDMPPLVQSIRETSDHSREMVDSAHETIEKLQPELTRTLQNVDRLAATGSQQLDARGRELHSLLTDANATIVKAGRSLDNVSSMTSPRSAERANLESSLRDIAAAASALRGFANDVERNPQLLLMGRRP, via the coding sequence ATGAATAAACAGGCGCTCGTCGGCGCGTTCGTCCTCGGCGGCGTCGGCCTCCTGGTCGCCGCCTTCGTCTTCTTCGGCAGCTTCCATCCCTTCACCCGCACCCAAAAGGCCGTCATGGTCTTTCGCGGCGCTACATCCGGCCTTGCCGTCGGCGCGCCCGTCACTTTCCGTGGCGTGCAAGTCGGCTCGGTCGATCGCGTCGCCATCGAATACGACCCACGCAGCAGAGACGCCTATATTCCCGTCTATGTCACCATGCGGCCTGACAACATCACCTTGGCCAAAGACCATGGCACGGCCAAGCTCCCATCCGTCGAGGAACTCGTGGCGCAGGGCCTACGCGCGGAAATGAACCTCAAAAGCTTCGTGACCGGCACCTCGGAAATCGACCTCGATTTCGCGCCGACTTCGCCTGCGACCCTCCATCCGGATATCGTCTCGGGCGTGGAAATTCCCACCAAGCAATCGCCTATCCAGGCAATTACCCAAAACGTCACCCAACTCCCGATCAAAGAAATCGGCGATAACGCCAACGCCGCCCTCCTGGCCGTCCGCGAATTGGCCGACAAGCTGGACCGGGACATGCCGCCATTGGTGCAAAGCATTCGCGAAACCTCCGATCACAGCCGCGAAATGGTGGATTCAGCCCACGAGACGATAGAAAAACTACAGCCTGAACTCACCCGCACCCTGCAAAACGTCGATCGCCTCGCCGCCACCGGCTCTCAGCAACTCGATGCGCGCGGCCGCGAACTCCACTCGCTCCTGACCGACGCCAACGCCACCATCGTCAAAGCCGGGCGCAGCCTCGATAATGTCTCCAGCATGACCTCGCCCCGTTCCGCCGAACGCGCCAATCTAGAATCCAGCCTGCGCGACATCGCCGCCGCCGCTTCCGCCCTGCGCGGCTTCGCCAACGATGTCGAACGCAATCCGCAACTCCTGCTGATGGGACGCCGCCCGTGA
- a CDS encoding ABC transporter ATP-binding protein: MTDQPVLSLRDVTLAFGPKVIQKNISLDVKPGSIFAVMGGSGCGKSTLLKSMIGLLRPKTGQYHVQGDDYWSGSNAHRTDINHRFGVLFQSGALWSSMTIGENIALPLQMFTDLKPPVIRRLVELKLGFVGMLQAIDLYPSEISGGMRKRAGLARALALDPDILFFDEPSAGLDPITSARLDDLILNLRDGLGATIVIVSHELSSLFHIADDGIFLDAKTKEPIAHGSPKNLRDHCDEPQVHAFMHRERDEEGSNS, translated from the coding sequence ATGACCGATCAACCCGTCCTCTCCCTGCGCGACGTCACCCTCGCCTTCGGCCCCAAAGTCATCCAGAAAAACATCTCGCTCGACGTCAAACCCGGCAGCATCTTCGCCGTCATGGGTGGCTCGGGCTGCGGCAAAAGCACGCTGCTCAAAAGCATGATCGGCCTGCTCCGCCCCAAAACCGGCCAATATCACGTTCAAGGCGACGATTACTGGTCCGGCTCCAACGCCCACCGCACCGATATCAATCATCGCTTCGGGGTGCTGTTCCAAAGCGGCGCGCTCTGGAGTTCCATGACCATCGGCGAGAATATCGCCCTGCCGCTGCAAATGTTCACGGATCTCAAGCCTCCTGTCATCCGCCGCCTGGTCGAACTCAAGCTCGGCTTCGTCGGCATGCTCCAGGCCATCGATCTCTATCCTTCGGAGATCAGCGGCGGTATGCGCAAACGCGCAGGCCTCGCCCGCGCCCTCGCGCTGGACCCGGACATTTTGTTCTTCGACGAACCTTCCGCCGGGCTGGACCCTATCACCTCCGCCCGGCTGGACGACCTCATTCTCAATCTGCGCGACGGCCTGGGCGCGACCATCGTCATCGTCAGCCACGAACTCTCCAGCCTGTTCCACATCGCCGATGACGGCATCTTCCTGGACGCCAAAACCAAAGAACCCATCGCGCACGGCTCTCCCAAAAACTTGCGCGATCATTGCGACGAGCCTCAGGTCCATGCCTTCATGCACCGGGAACGCGACGAAGAAGGAAGCAACTCATGA
- a CDS encoding ABC transporter permease: MGHGDAPKENDKPPQWRLDTQNDANLLTLSGVWLARTGNIPQFPDDGLKNARPHSAVKFDTHDLGAWDTGLVAFLWDLKRVVHDAGLSLDIQTLPPPVRQLLELLPDAPETPPNPHAKRTPFLEAIGDSTLASLTEVGVVTELGIETARGGFLALLGRSRMRFVDLLSNTNDAGPSALLIVGVVNFLVGAILAFVGAVELQKFAAGIYVASLVGIAMVREMAAVMTAIIMAGRTGGAYAARISTMQGNEEIDALNVFGIPTSTYLILPSVLSLIVTMPFLYLYGCLIGMLGGFVVAVSMLSITVAGYFHQTVTAFGIGQFIFGFIKSIVFGAFIGLTSCRIGLKAGRSAADVGIAATRAVVVGIVGVIAIDAVFAVIADALGI; encoded by the coding sequence TTGGGACACGGTGACGCGCCTAAAGAGAATGACAAACCTCCGCAATGGAGGCTCGATACCCAAAACGACGCCAATCTCCTCACCCTTAGCGGCGTCTGGCTTGCCCGCACCGGAAACATCCCGCAATTTCCCGATGACGGGCTGAAAAACGCCCGTCCCCACAGCGCCGTGAAGTTCGACACGCACGATCTCGGCGCATGGGACACCGGGCTGGTCGCCTTCCTATGGGACCTCAAGCGCGTGGTCCACGATGCGGGACTATCGCTCGATATCCAAACCCTACCGCCCCCGGTGCGCCAACTTCTCGAACTCCTGCCGGACGCGCCGGAAACTCCGCCCAACCCCCACGCCAAACGCACTCCTTTCCTCGAAGCCATCGGCGACTCCACCCTCGCCAGCCTTACGGAAGTCGGCGTGGTCACCGAACTCGGCATCGAAACCGCCCGAGGCGGTTTCCTCGCCCTCCTCGGGCGCAGCCGCATGCGCTTCGTCGATCTGCTTTCCAACACCAACGATGCCGGACCTTCCGCACTGCTCATCGTAGGCGTGGTCAACTTCCTGGTCGGCGCGATCCTCGCCTTCGTGGGTGCAGTCGAACTTCAGAAATTCGCCGCCGGGATTTACGTCGCCAGCCTCGTCGGCATCGCCATGGTGCGTGAAATGGCCGCCGTCATGACCGCCATCATCATGGCCGGACGCACCGGCGGCGCTTACGCCGCACGCATCTCCACCATGCAGGGCAATGAGGAAATCGACGCGCTCAACGTGTTCGGTATCCCAACCTCCACCTATCTCATTCTGCCTTCGGTTCTCTCCCTCATCGTCACCATGCCGTTCCTCTATCTCTATGGCTGTCTCATCGGCATGCTGGGCGGCTTCGTGGTGGCAGTGTCGATGTTGAGCATCACCGTCGCAGGATATTTCCACCAGACGGTCACCGCCTTCGGCATCGGTCAATTCATCTTCGGCTTCATCAAAAGCATCGTGTTCGGCGCGTTCATCGGTCTGACGAGTTGCCGTATCGGCCTCAAAGCCGGGCGCAGCGCCGCCGATGTCGGCATCGCCGCCACGCGCGCGGTCGTCGTCGGCATCGTCGGCGTCATCGCCATCGACGCCGTTTTCGCCGTCATCGCCGACGCGCTCGGAATCTGA
- a CDS encoding copper resistance protein B: MKKTLLLALFVVAPTAHAQTATPPAYIDGMKPIMDESNYFHGILNQFEGRYAPGGSAFRWDGQAWYGGDYNRVWLKTEGTQQRGHLSDGDQELLYSRAISPYLNLQGGIRADLDDGPERTWGALGIQGLALYQFEFGATAYVSDRGRFATRLEGSYDFLLTNRLILQPQAEFNLYTKSDPRRQVGAGLSDVDTGLRLRYEIWRKFAPYIAVTYSGHLTQARRIAHDQGDPTGTLRFSFGIRSWF, translated from the coding sequence ATGAAAAAGACGCTTCTCCTAGCGCTCTTCGTCGTCGCGCCCACGGCACACGCCCAAACGGCCACACCCCCCGCCTATATCGACGGCATGAAGCCGATCATGGACGAATCGAATTATTTCCACGGCATCCTGAACCAATTCGAAGGCCGCTACGCCCCCGGCGGCTCGGCTTTCCGTTGGGACGGCCAAGCCTGGTATGGCGGCGATTATAACCGCGTTTGGCTCAAAACCGAAGGCACGCAGCAACGCGGCCACCTTAGCGACGGCGATCAGGAGCTGCTCTACAGCCGCGCGATCTCGCCCTATCTCAACCTCCAAGGCGGCATCCGCGCCGATCTAGATGACGGGCCGGAACGCACATGGGGGGCGCTCGGCATCCAGGGCTTGGCTCTCTATCAATTCGAATTCGGCGCTACCGCCTATGTCAGCGATCGCGGCCGCTTCGCCACGCGCCTGGAAGGCTCCTACGATTTCCTGCTGACCAACCGCCTGATCCTGCAACCCCAGGCCGAATTCAACCTCTACACCAAATCCGACCCCCGCCGGCAGGTCGGCGCAGGGCTGTCGGATGTCGATACCGGGCTGCGCTTGCGCTATGAAATCTGGCGCAAATTCGCCCCCTATATCGCCGTCACCTATTCCGGCCATCTCACCCAAGCCCGGCGCATCGCCCACGATCAAGGCGACCCCACCGGCACGCTCCGCTTCTCCTTCGGCATCCGAAGCTGGTTTTAG
- a CDS encoding copper resistance system multicopper oxidase produces the protein MSFSSKSALTRRRFVTSLAATGALTQTRSAHALTTGQTLLPGAIPPIAQTHYDLTVGRTAMTIAGKSLNAPCIDASVPGPILRWREGDDITLNVTNNLRVPTSIHWHGIRLPAPMDGVPGISFHGIPAGETFTYRFPVKQSGTYWYHGHSSMQEAIGLYGALVIDPIAPDPNACARDYVILLSEWSDVAPHDIVSNLKMQGDYYNFRQRSLASLFGEARQDGLGPALHDRLRWSRMNMSATDISDVTGTIYTYLMNGQAPDQSWTGLFRPGERVRLRFINASAMTFFDIRIPGLEMHVVQADGNDIEPVPVDEFRIGVAETYDVIVRPTQDRAYAIFTQSESRTGYASGTLAPRPGMRAPIPPMDPRPVRTMVDMGMGNMHDGMKMEHARKPAPAQHDDMPDVDMGDMKMDHDDMADMPDMAMKPAAPPIQRDDPGPPPINVENQNVAMMPTDRTGSPGDGLENNGRRVLNYKQLRATRPGSDPRPPTREIVLHLTGNMERYIWGFDGKKFSEAAPIVLRRNERVRFTLFNDTMMEHPIHLHGLWSELENGQGEHRPYKHTIISQPGSKLSYLVTADAPGMWAYHCHLQYHMDLGMFRTVVVL, from the coding sequence ATGTCCTTTTCCTCTAAAAGCGCCCTTACACGGCGGCGCTTCGTCACAAGCCTCGCCGCCACCGGCGCACTGACCCAGACACGCTCCGCCCACGCGCTGACCACCGGGCAGACGCTCTTGCCCGGCGCTATTCCGCCCATCGCCCAAACGCATTACGATCTCACCGTTGGCCGCACCGCCATGACGATCGCGGGCAAATCCTTGAACGCACCCTGCATCGATGCTTCCGTTCCGGGGCCCATCCTGCGCTGGCGTGAAGGAGACGACATCACCCTCAACGTCACAAACAATTTGCGCGTTCCTACCTCGATCCACTGGCACGGCATCCGTCTCCCCGCACCAATGGACGGCGTTCCCGGCATCAGTTTCCACGGCATCCCGGCGGGAGAAACCTTCACCTACCGCTTCCCCGTCAAACAAAGCGGCACCTATTGGTATCATGGCCATTCCAGCATGCAGGAAGCCATCGGTCTCTACGGCGCGCTCGTCATCGACCCCATCGCACCGGACCCCAACGCCTGCGCACGCGATTACGTCATCCTCCTCTCGGAATGGAGCGACGTTGCGCCGCACGATATCGTCAGCAACCTGAAAATGCAGGGCGACTACTATAATTTCCGCCAACGCAGTCTCGCATCTCTGTTCGGCGAAGCGCGCCAAGACGGCCTAGGGCCCGCATTGCACGACCGTTTGCGCTGGTCGCGCATGAACATGTCCGCCACCGACATTTCAGACGTCACCGGCACCATCTATACCTACCTGATGAACGGTCAGGCCCCGGATCAGAGCTGGACCGGCCTGTTCCGCCCCGGCGAACGCGTGCGCCTGCGCTTCATCAACGCCTCGGCCATGACCTTTTTCGATATCCGCATCCCAGGCCTGGAAATGCATGTGGTTCAGGCGGACGGCAACGATATCGAACCCGTTCCGGTCGATGAATTCCGCATCGGCGTGGCCGAAACCTACGATGTCATCGTCCGCCCGACCCAAGACCGCGCTTACGCCATCTTCACCCAAAGCGAGAGCCGCACCGGCTATGCCAGCGGCACTCTCGCTCCCCGCCCCGGCATGCGCGCGCCTATCCCGCCGATGGACCCACGCCCCGTTCGCACCATGGTCGATATGGGTATGGGAAACATGCACGATGGCATGAAAATGGAACATGCTAGGAAGCCCGCTCCTGCCCAGCATGACGACATGCCGGATGTGGATATGGGCGACATGAAAATGGACCATGACGACATGGCCGACATGCCGGACATGGCGATGAAACCAGCCGCTCCGCCGATCCAGCGCGACGATCCCGGCCCCCCGCCGATCAATGTCGAGAACCAAAACGTCGCGATGATGCCGACCGACCGCACCGGCAGTCCTGGCGACGGGCTGGAAAATAACGGTCGCCGCGTTCTGAATTACAAGCAACTCCGCGCCACTCGACCCGGCAGCGACCCACGCCCACCCACGCGCGAAATCGTGCTTCATCTCACCGGCAATATGGAGCGTTATATCTGGGGCTTCGACGGCAAGAAATTCTCCGAAGCCGCACCCATCGTCCTGCGCCGCAACGAACGCGTGCGCTTCACCCTCTTCAACGACACGATGATGGAGCACCCGATCCATCTCCACGGCCTATGGAGCGAACTCGAAAACGGGCAAGGCGAACATCGCCCCTACAAACATACCATCATCTCGCAGCCCGGCTCGAAACTCAGCTATCTCGTCACCGCCGATGCCCCCGGCATGTGGGCCTATCACTGCCACCTGCAATATCACATGGATCTCGGCATGTTCCGCACGGTGGTGGTGCTATGA
- a CDS encoding heavy-metal-associated domain-containing protein, translated as MSSTTTTIKVDGMTCDGCSSSLQRALAAVDGVSKAEVTREPGQATVTYDPVKVHPARLDAVVEDAGFEVVK; from the coding sequence ATGTCTAGTACCACGACGACGATCAAGGTTGACGGCATGACCTGCGACGGTTGCTCCAGCAGTTTACAGCGCGCGCTTGCGGCGGTGGACGGCGTTTCCAAAGCGGAAGTAACGCGTGAGCCGGGGCAAGCCACGGTGACGTACGATCCGGTGAAAGTGCATCCCGCGCGGTTGGATGCGGTGGTGGAAGATGCTGGGTTCGAGGTGGTGAAATAA
- a CDS encoding heavy metal translocating P-type ATPase, translating to MTESVSLPIEGMDCAACAARIEKLLNRQPGVQAVVNFAAERARVTLDGAPLAPVVEAVRKAGFSVGEESIDLALSGMTCASCAARIEKVLNKLPMVRASVNFAAERAHVSYIPGVTTPADVIARIEKTGFGATLIRDEIREDPQKRRDAAWRRERNRFVLTAILSAPLFAEMFAMLFGRMELLPRWWQFACATLVQFLCAAPLYRAAWNALRGGGANMDVLVVLGTSIAYFFSAAVTIFGLHQPVYFEASAAIITLILLGRLLEARARNRTSAGIERLLHLQPQAAHVEQDGDVVDRAVAELRAGDVFVVRPGESVPVDGEILSGASEIDESMLTGESVPVLKKAGAKVFAGTMNANGVLRVKTTGVGADTALSRIVKMVEQAQGSKASVQRLADKVSGIFVPVVLGVALLTFLIGWAVTGSMDWSLVSAVSVLVIACPCSLGLATPTAIMVGTGQGARAGILFRNAEALERAQKLTTLVVDKTGTLTRGKPEVVEVAPSAGVEAARLLAVAAGLEQDSEHPLARAVLARAKADGVTAEKVALFQAVPGQGVSAERDGVTWRLGAPRFLREAGLTLDEARAADLEKAGRTVIAVAEGTQVLGLLALADQVRDDAVEMVTHLKKRGLKIVMLTGDNERTAEEVARQVGVDDFIAGVLPGDKAAEVEKLRRGGAVVGMVGDGVNDAPALASADVGFAIGAGSDVALGTADIVLMKSELMGVVDAISLSAATLSKIRQNLFFAFFYNMLGLPLAAFGLLNPIIAGAAMAMSSVTVVSNSLLLNRWRPDAS from the coding sequence ATGACCGAGTCCGTCAGCCTCCCGATTGAGGGAATGGATTGCGCGGCCTGTGCGGCGCGGATCGAAAAATTGTTGAATCGGCAGCCGGGCGTGCAGGCTGTGGTGAATTTCGCCGCTGAGCGCGCACGGGTGACGCTGGACGGTGCGCCGTTGGCCCCGGTGGTTGAAGCGGTGCGCAAGGCGGGGTTTTCGGTTGGGGAAGAGAGTATCGATTTGGCATTGAGCGGGATGACCTGTGCGTCCTGCGCAGCGCGGATCGAGAAGGTTTTGAATAAATTGCCGATGGTGCGCGCTTCGGTGAATTTCGCTGCCGAGCGCGCCCATGTTTCCTATATTCCTGGGGTAACGACGCCTGCGGATGTGATCGCGCGCATTGAGAAGACGGGGTTCGGGGCGACGCTGATCCGCGACGAGATACGCGAGGACCCGCAAAAGCGGCGTGACGCGGCGTGGCGACGGGAGCGTAATCGCTTCGTGTTGACGGCGATATTGTCCGCACCGCTTTTCGCTGAAATGTTCGCGATGTTGTTCGGGCGTATGGAATTGTTGCCGCGTTGGTGGCAGTTCGCCTGCGCGACGCTGGTCCAGTTTCTGTGCGCAGCGCCGCTTTATCGTGCCGCGTGGAACGCGTTGCGTGGCGGTGGCGCGAATATGGATGTACTCGTCGTGTTGGGCACGTCCATCGCCTATTTTTTCAGCGCGGCGGTGACGATATTCGGGTTGCATCAGCCGGTCTATTTCGAGGCGAGCGCTGCCATTATCACGCTGATTCTGCTCGGGCGATTGTTGGAGGCGCGGGCGCGCAACCGCACCAGTGCGGGCATTGAGCGGCTTTTGCATTTGCAACCGCAAGCCGCGCATGTCGAGCAGGACGGCGATGTGGTGGATCGTGCCGTGGCGGAACTGCGTGCGGGCGATGTGTTCGTAGTGCGACCGGGCGAGAGCGTGCCGGTGGATGGCGAGATTTTGAGCGGGGCGTCGGAGATCGACGAATCCATGCTGACGGGCGAAAGCGTGCCGGTTTTGAAGAAAGCGGGCGCGAAGGTTTTCGCCGGTACGATGAACGCCAATGGCGTGTTGCGTGTGAAAACGACGGGAGTGGGGGCCGATACGGCGCTTTCCCGGATCGTGAAGATGGTGGAGCAAGCCCAGGGGTCGAAGGCCAGCGTACAGCGTCTGGCGGATAAGGTCTCGGGCATTTTCGTGCCGGTGGTGTTGGGAGTTGCGCTGCTGACGTTCCTGATCGGCTGGGCGGTGACGGGCTCGATGGATTGGAGCTTGGTTTCCGCTGTTTCTGTTTTGGTGATCGCCTGCCCTTGTTCGCTCGGATTGGCGACGCCCACGGCGATCATGGTGGGAACAGGCCAGGGCGCGCGGGCGGGGATTTTGTTCCGCAACGCAGAGGCGTTGGAGCGCGCGCAGAAGCTGACCACGCTCGTGGTGGACAAGACCGGCACCTTGACGCGTGGGAAGCCGGAAGTGGTGGAGGTTGCGCCATCCGCCGGAGTGGAGGCCGCACGGTTATTGGCGGTGGCGGCGGGTTTGGAACAGGATTCCGAGCATCCTTTGGCGCGGGCGGTGTTGGCGCGGGCCAAGGCCGATGGCGTGACGGCGGAGAAGGTCGCGCTTTTCCAGGCCGTGCCGGGGCAGGGCGTTTCGGCGGAGCGCGACGGCGTGACCTGGCGCTTGGGCGCGCCGCGTTTTCTTCGCGAGGCGGGTTTGACGCTGGATGAGGCACGCGCGGCGGATTTGGAGAAAGCAGGCCGCACGGTGATCGCCGTGGCGGAAGGCACGCAGGTTCTGGGCTTGTTGGCGCTGGCGGACCAAGTGCGGGACGATGCGGTGGAAATGGTGACGCATCTGAAGAAGCGCGGCCTAAAGATCGTTATGCTGACAGGGGACAATGAACGTACGGCCGAGGAAGTGGCGCGGCAGGTGGGCGTGGATGATTTCATCGCAGGCGTGCTACCGGGGGATAAAGCGGCGGAAGTAGAGAAATTGCGGCGCGGCGGCGCTGTGGTCGGCATGGTGGGCGATGGCGTCAACGATGCGCCCGCTTTGGCGAGCGCGGATGTGGGCTTCGCCATCGGCGCGGGTTCGGACGTGGCGTTGGGCACGGCGGATATCGTGTTGATGAAGAGCGAATTGATGGGGGTTGTGGATGCGATTTCTCTCTCCGCTGCAACGCTTTCCAAAATCCGGCAAAATCTGTTCTTCGCGTTTTTCTACAATATGCTGGGCTTACCGCTGGCGGCGTTCGGGTTGTTGAATCCGATTATCGCCGGTGCGGCGATGGCGATGAGTTCCGTGACGGTGGTGAGCAACTCGCTTTTGCTCAATCGTTGGCGTCCGGATGCTTCCTGA